AGAGGCGCTCGTAAATCATGAGACACCGAGTAGCTGAAGGCTTCCAGCTCCTTGTTTGCCGCCTCCAAGAGCTCTCCACGGCGCTGCAGCTCCTCCGCTACCCGCCGTCGCTCCGTAATGTCATGGCGAATGAGATAGTAGACCCATGCCAACAAAACCAGCTGGAGAAAAGCCCCCAGACCCAACAGCACGATCGTATTCTTGGTCCCCTCAGCGGAGTCCGCCATGCGGCGATTCATGGTCTGCCGTTCGTCTGAATCTATATCGGTAATGAGCTGATGAATCGCTCCCAACTCTCGGCGGCCGGCCCCCTCAATCGCCATCTTCTTCACCGCTCGAAACCCACCCCGGTCGAACAGGTCAATGGCCTTGGACTCGGCGTTCAATTGTTTCGTCATCATCCGTTCCAGCACCCCAGCTCGTTGCTCTTGTTCCGTAGAACCGCGTGTCAATTCACGCAGGTAGGTGGCGAATAGCGGTTCTTGTTGTACCACCTTCTTGTAGGACTCAAGATAGGACGTTTCTCCTGTGACCAGATATCGTCGATGGGCATCTTCTGCTTCGTTCATCGCAACATCAATGGTACTGAGAAGTTGGAGCAGATCATGGCTGCGACCATCAAGTCGACTATTGGTCAGCACAATGCTGGTGTTGTGGTATGAAACGGCAGTGATAACAAGGATCCCGACAAACACAAGACTAAAACCCGCCAGTATCCGTTGCTCAATGGTCAGGTTTTGGAACCAGGACACACGACTGTTGCTCGATTTCGTGGAATCTAGACCAATGTCTGAGCGAGGTTCCATGTCCCCTGGTACGAGGGTCGGCGGCTCTGACTGCTGGTGAGGGGCTGATTCCATGGCTGGATGACAAGCCATCACGCCGATGTGATGGTGGTGCGGGATCCGAACATTGCAAGACTTCGCGCTCGGAGCAATTGTAGCAGAACTCTAGATAGGACAAAGCAGAAAACTAACCGCCGACATGAACAGACGAAGGAACCGCTGTAGCAGAAGGAGTCACAAAGTTAGAAAACATCAGCGTGGCATCAACGACCCAATCTGTAAACGGTTGGGGATAGATGCCAATCACCAAAGTCCCTGCCAAGCCAACGTAGATAACAGCCTTCATCGGACCGGAAATCCTAATCGGTGACGGATCAATAGGCTCATTGATGTACATTTGTTTGACCACGATTAAGTAGTAGTACATCGATATGACGATGTTGATGAGCCCGACCGTGATCAAGGCGTAGAGTCCTTCCTTGATCGCCGCAATAAAGATGTAGAGCTTTCCGATAAACCCGGCAAGAGGCGGCACCCCGGCTAACGACAACAAAAACAGCAACATGGCAAACGCCAAAAACGGAGATCGCCGATTGAGACCACGATAATCCTCGATCTCATCCCGTCCGATAGCGTGGCTGACTGCAATGACGACGGCGAACGCTCCGATATTGGCGAAGAGGTAGGCCAGGAGATAAAACAGTATCGCGTCACTTCCCATCTTCGTTCCTGCTGCCAGTCCAATCAGGACATTCCCGATTTGGGCAATCCCGGAGTAGGCCAGGAGGCGTTTGATATTTCGTTGGGCGATCGCCACGATATTTCCATACGTCATCGACACGATCGAGACGGCCACCAATAAGTACACCCACACCGGCTTAAACGAAGCCAGCGCGACGAGGAAAATCCTGAGCAGGATCACCAACGCAGCACCCTTCGGCGCGATGGATAAAAAGGCTGTGACGGGGGTTGGGGCGCCGTGGTACGTGTCCGGTATCCACGAATGGAAGGGAACGGCACCGATCTTAAATCCTAAGGCGGCAAAGATCAGGAGAAATCCAATAATCAAACCTGGGGTCGCCCGTGCGGACGACATCTCAGAAAACACCAGCTGGCCCGTTTCTCCGTATACAAGGCTGATGCCGTAGGCGAACAGCCCCGCGGCAAAGACGCCCAGGATGAAGAACTTCAAGCCAGCCTCATTTGAAGCCATATCCTCTCGTAAATACGAGACCAAGACGTAGAACCCAAGGGTGGAGAACTCTAAACTGACAAAGACTGAAAGGAGATCATTGGCGGACGCCATGAACATCATGCCGATCGCAGACATCACCACAAGGACATAGTATTCTCCACGGAATAAGGTGAACCGATTGACGTATTCCACTGAAGAGAGAATCACAAGAATAGTGGCGCCCAGGACAAAGATCTTGAAGAAAATCGCCATCCGATCCAGCACAAACATGTTGCCAAAGAGCGCACCGGAAACGTGAGCGATGTCAAACCACGCCAAACATCCGAGTGTCAGAACAAGACCCGCTACGCTCAGATACGCCAACTGTTCTTTCGGTAGACGGGGAGATACGAAGTCCACGATGATCACAAGGCAGAGCCAACAGGTAAGGAAGATTTCCGGCACGAGTAGCAGCAGATCCGAGAAGGACAGGTTCAGCGAAAAAATCATTCGCGTCCTCCTCCTGAAATCTGTCGCGGAGTCACTGCCACCTCATCGACGCTGATCGGTGAGGTCAATGGGATCTTCGAGTGACTGACTGCCTGTTGAACACCTTCAGCGCTCCCAGATTGTGCCACAGGGACGACTTCGGTGATCCTCACGACCAACGGATCCACACCAGATCGAACCACGTCATAGAGATGCATCGGGAAAATACCGAATCCTATACTGACCGTGATCATGATGAGCAACGGAAGACGGTCAACCGTCGAAACGGCATCATGTGCATGCCCGTACTTCTGATTCATTGGACCGTAGAACAACCCCCTCATCATTTTAAAGAGGTACGCGAGCGTCAGTACGATGCCCAGCATGGCAACGATGACCTGCAATGGATACTTATTCCAACTCCCAACGATGATCATGATCTCCGCGATAAAATTCACCGTGCCCGGCATGCCAATCGAAGCCATACACCCGACAATAAAACAGGCAGAAATGAACGGCATCTTATTGGACAGTCCACCGAGCGAGGGAATGTCGCGTGTATGGGTTTGATCATAGACCCATCCCGCCATGGCAAAGAGCATACCCGTGGCCATAGCATGGGCAAACATATAGATAACGGCCCCGCTCAGGCTGATGTAGTCGAGAGCTGCCATACCAAGGAAGACATAGCCCATGTGACTGGAACTGGAATAGCCTATGACATACTTGGTGTCTTTGGCGTAAAAGGCAACGAAGCCGCCGTAGATGATGCTGAACATGCAAAGGACAGCGGCAATCGGCATCATTTCTCTGGTGGTTTCCGGAAGGATCTCAAAGGCAACCCTGATAATGGAAAAATGTCCCAGCTTCATGAGAACGCCAGCATGAAGCATGCTCGTGGCAGCCGGCGCAGCCGCGTGGCCGACTGGAGACCAAGAGTGCATGGGCCAGAGTGGAGCAATCGAGGCAAATCCAAAGAAGATCAAGACCCAAATAATCTTGTCGAGTGTCGTGCCCAGAACGGGGATATTCATGAGGTTTGCGTGTTCACGCAGCACCAAGATATCAAAGGTGTTGAGGCCGGAATATTTATAGATCAGCAAAAGGCCCATTAACGCAGCCACCGCAAACGCAGACAGAAAAAGCACTAATTTCATCGCTGCGTATTCTTTGCTGTTGGAGCCGAAATTAAAAATATAGCCGACGGAATCCCTCAGCTTCATTCCTTCGGAATCGGTCATTTCGAGGTACTTCTTCGTGTGACTTCCCCACATACCCAGCAGCAAGTACATCGGGATCACGGACATTTCATAGAAGAAGTAGAGGAAAAACAGATCCAGAGACATAAAGACGCCGATCGTGGCAGCCGCTAGAATCAGCAACCAAATATAGAACTCTTTCGTCCGATCTTTGATATGCCACGACACGAAAATCCCAGCGAACAACAGAATCGTCGAGGCCAACACCAGCGGGGTTCCGATCCCATCGACACCGAGGTGCAAGGAAATGCCGAGCTGTCGGGACCATTCCATTTTCTGGATAAACTGAAATCCCCCCTTCACCGGATCATAGGCGTAGAAGAGATAGATCGACGCGATTAAGGAGACGAACGCGGAACCCGCCGCAATGCTACGGACAAGTAGAGGTTGTCGATTCGAAACAAAGATCAACCCTAACGCTCCCAGAAATGGAGCGAAAAGGATATAGAGCAGTACGTACTCTCCCATGACCGGAACCTACTTCCCCTGTTGAGCGTGAGGACCGCTAATCGCCGCCGACTGATCGTAGTGAAGCCGGTCGACAAGCGCTTGAACCGAACCGTTCATGATTCGTAGAAACGGAGATGGATAGAGCCCGATCCAAAGAATCATGACAGACAATGAGACCGCAATGACCATCTCCCGAAGTTGCAAATCGTTCATGGTGGCTCTCACCGCTGCCCCGACCGGTCCAAGCATGGATCGTTCGTAGTACCACAAGAAATATGCAGCCCCGAAAATCACTCCTAGGACGGCCACGGCGCCAAACCACCATTTGGCCTCAAACGCCCCAAGAAGGATAAGAAACTCTCCGACAAAGCCGTTTGTCCCTGGGAGTCCGATGGATGCCAGACCAATGATCAGAAAAAACGTGGCGAGCAACGGTACTTGCCTAGCCATTCCACCAAAGGCCGACAATTGTGTCGTCTGTTGGCGCGAGTACAAAAATCCCGCGATAAAAAACAATCCGGCCGTACTGAACCCCAAATTGATCATGGTCAGCAAACTGCCCTGCAGACCTTGATAGTTCAAGGCGAACAGCCCCACCACCACAAAGCCTAAGTGACTCACACTGCTGTAGGCGAGGAGACGTCTCAAATCGGCCTGTACCAAGGCCATCCAGGCTCCATAGAGAATGGCACACAGCCCAAGGACCACTAAGATGGAGACAACGGTTTCACTTTTCGACGCGTCCGGGAGCAGTGGGATGCTGAAGCGCATAAAGCCGAAGGTCCCCAGCTTGAGACCGGCCAACACCACGGACATACCGATTGGCCCCTCTAAAAGAGCATCAGGCAACCACGTGTGAAATGGAAAGACTGGTGCCTTGAACGCAAATCCCAAAA
The sequence above is drawn from the Nitrospira sp. genome and encodes:
- a CDS encoding NADH-quinone oxidoreductase subunit N; its protein translation is MIFSLNLSFSDLLLLVPEIFLTCWLCLVIIVDFVSPRLPKEQLAYLSVAGLVLTLGCLAWFDIAHVSGALFGNMFVLDRMAIFFKIFVLGATILVILSSVEYVNRFTLFRGEYYVLVVMSAIGMMFMASANDLLSVFVSLEFSTLGFYVLVSYLREDMASNEAGLKFFILGVFAAGLFAYGISLVYGETGQLVFSEMSSARATPGLIIGFLLIFAALGFKIGAVPFHSWIPDTYHGAPTPVTAFLSIAPKGAALVILLRIFLVALASFKPVWVYLLVAVSIVSMTYGNIVAIAQRNIKRLLAYSGIAQIGNVLIGLAAGTKMGSDAILFYLLAYLFANIGAFAVVIAVSHAIGRDEIEDYRGLNRRSPFLAFAMLLFLLSLAGVPPLAGFIGKLYIFIAAIKEGLYALITVGLINIVISMYYYLIVVKQMYINEPIDPSPIRISGPMKAVIYVGLAGTLVIGIYPQPFTDWVVDATLMFSNFVTPSATAVPSSVHVGG
- a CDS encoding NADH-quinone oxidoreductase subunit M; this translates as MGEYVLLYILFAPFLGALGLIFVSNRQPLLVRSIAAGSAFVSLIASIYLFYAYDPVKGGFQFIQKMEWSRQLGISLHLGVDGIGTPLVLASTILLFAGIFVSWHIKDRTKEFYIWLLILAAATIGVFMSLDLFFLYFFYEMSVIPMYLLLGMWGSHTKKYLEMTDSEGMKLRDSVGYIFNFGSNSKEYAAMKLVLFLSAFAVAALMGLLLIYKYSGLNTFDILVLREHANLMNIPVLGTTLDKIIWVLIFFGFASIAPLWPMHSWSPVGHAAAPAATSMLHAGVLMKLGHFSIIRVAFEILPETTREMMPIAAVLCMFSIIYGGFVAFYAKDTKYVIGYSSSSHMGYVFLGMAALDYISLSGAVIYMFAHAMATGMLFAMAGWVYDQTHTRDIPSLGGLSNKMPFISACFIVGCMASIGMPGTVNFIAEIMIIVGSWNKYPLQVIVAMLGIVLTLAYLFKMMRGLFYGPMNQKYGHAHDAVSTVDRLPLLIMITVSIGFGIFPMHLYDVVRSGVDPLVVRITEVVPVAQSGSAEGVQQAVSHSKIPLTSPISVDEVAVTPRQISGGGRE
- a CDS encoding NADH-quinone oxidoreductase subunit M yields the protein MLEELTAGFPILSCILFLPLVGATILWVIEDEDTVRSAALTIALVELALCIFVLLRFVPESAAMQFTERVPWIPALGISYHVAVDGISVLFVGLTAFLTVLVVVYSWDTIRHQVKLYMMCLLALETTTMGVFVSLDLILFFVFWELMLIPSYFMIKLWGGGAERHYAALKFVLYTLLGSVFMLVGIALLNLNFHQWASLHHADQAYSFDFLDLLSVPIPMSQQLVIFWLMFLGFAFKAPVFPFHTWLPDALLEGPIGMSVVLAGLKLGTFGFMRFSIPLLPDASKSETVVSILVVLGLCAILYGAWMALVQADLRRLLAYSSVSHLGFVVVGLFALNYQGLQGSLLTMINLGFSTAGLFFIAGFLYSRQQTTQLSAFGGMARQVPLLATFFLIIGLASIGLPGTNGFVGEFLILLGAFEAKWWFGAVAVLGVIFGAAYFLWYYERSMLGPVGAAVRATMNDLQLREMVIAVSLSVMILWIGLYPSPFLRIMNGSVQALVDRLHYDQSAAISGPHAQQGK